In one window of Arachis ipaensis cultivar K30076 chromosome B06, Araip1.1, whole genome shotgun sequence DNA:
- the LOC107648802 gene encoding PAN domain-containing protein At5g03700, producing MFRPTHMSPLLLLLFLSLATALTCSASPQIHIGFSASPQSQTAPFESLFTDPTGNFSLCFLRQNQNHLALAVIHVASLQPLWLANPTHLASWSHTTRLSFNGTLLLSDPKTNLLWSTATTGGDTLLLLNTSNLQILNKAKATPIWQSFDFPTNTLVQDQNFTTAMSLSSQNGLYSLRLGNDFMGLYANYPENDASSLGQLLYWKRTALEAKEVIKQGQGPIYARVNKEGYLGMYQTSAKPIDVQKFDSFQQTPTASSFLFVRLEPDGNLKGYYWNSNKSSWVLNYQAITETCELPLPCGSYGLCTPGGSGCSCLDNRTRFEPGVGCFGGSNGNLCSEKIGGDSYSVIRRTGVEPPHKELDGHVTTPSSAECEGLCERNCSCWGAMYNNVSGFCYIMDYPIGTMSGSGEEYKIGYFKVRKSESGKNRVGVRVGVVVGVMVGIVFIGAGVWMMRMRWRRKGVNGMLGEENGSSPGPYRNLGFDSFKSIEMSGQR from the coding sequence ATGTTTAGGCCTACTCACATGTCCCCCTTGCTGCTGTTACTATTCCTCTCCCTCGCCACAGCGTTGACATGTTCCGCATCACCACAGATCCACATAGGCTTCTCCGCGTCACCACAATCCCAAACGGCGCCGTTTGAGTCCCTTTTCACCGACCCTACTGGCAATTTCTCTTTATGCTTCCTCCGCCAGAACCAAAACCACCTCGCACTCGCCGTCATCCACGTAGCATCCTTGCAGCCACTCTGGCTCGCTAACCCAACTCACTTGGCCTCATGGTCCCACACCACGCGCCTCTCCTTCAACGGCACTCTTCTCCTCTCCGACCCCAAAACAAACCTCCTCTGGTCAACCGCAACAACCGGCGGCGATACCCTTCTGCTACTTAACACCTCCAACCTTCAGATCCTAAACAAAGCCAAAGCCACTCCCATATGGCAAAGCTTCGATTTCCCCACAAATACTCTCGTTCAGGACCAGAACTTCACAACCGCCATGTCATTATCGTCGCAAAATGGTTTGTACTCGTTGCGGTTAGGCAACGATTTCATGGGGCTCTACGCTAACTACCCTGAAAATGATGCAAGTTCGTTGGGGCAGTTACTCTACTGGAAGCGCACCGCACTGGAGGCCAAAGAAGTTATAAAACAAGGACAGGGACCAATCTACGCACGTGTCAATAAAGAGGGGTATCTCGGCATGTACCAAACCAGCGCCAAGCCCATTGACGTTCAGAAGTTCGACAGCTTCCAACAAACTCCAACGGCATCGTCGTTTCTGTTCGTGCGGTTAGAACCCGATGGGAACCTCAAAGGGTATTATTGGAATTCCAACAAGTCCAGCTGGGTGCTCAACTACCAGGCCATAACGGAAACCTGCGAGCTTCCACTCCCCTGCGGATCGTACGGTTTGTGTACTCCGGGCGGGTCTGGGTGCTCGTGTTTGGATAACCGAACCCGGTTCGAACCGGGTGTTGGTTGCTTCGGTGGTAGCAACGGAAACTTGTGCTCGGAAAAGATTGGTGGAGACAGTTACTCAGTGATTCGAAGGACGGGGGTAGAGCCACCGCATAAGGAGCTGGATGGTCACGTGACGACGCCGTCTTCGGCGGAGTGTGAAGGGTTGTGCGAGAGAAACTGTAGCTGTTGGGGTGCGATGTACAACAACGTAAGCGGGTTTTGTTACATAATGGACTACCCGATTGGGACGATGTCGGGTTCCGGGGAAGAGTACAAGATTGGGTATTTTAAGGTGAGGAAAAGTGAGAGTGGGAAGAATCGGGTTGGGGTTCGGGTTGGGGTGGTGGTTGGGGTTATGGTTGGGATTGTCTTTATTGGGGCTGGGGTGTGGATGATGAGAATGCGGTGGAGAAGGAAAGGGGTCAATGGGATGTTGGGCGAAGAAAACGGGTCTTCACCCGGCCCGTATAGGAATCTTGGATTCGACAGTTTTAAATCCATTGAGATGAGCGGtcaaagatga